Proteins found in one Arachis duranensis cultivar V14167 unplaced genomic scaffold, aradu.V14167.gnm2.J7QH unplaced_Scaffold_100815, whole genome shotgun sequence genomic segment:
- the LOC107472439 gene encoding uncharacterized protein LOC107472439, with protein MSQDITELKSFKEDVRSTLRSHGEKLKWMEARVGELSQQAPKSTAVFPSDTEKNPKGEQNGVRWEECKAITTLKEVSEEEGIRPSKKEPEILKESVEEAKQGSEMEQAKEMQKEGTLETYQPKAPFPQRLGGGEKGKTYSRFLEIFKSLHINIPFLDILQQMPTHIKYLKELLSKKRVLKGGQTVIMNKECSALIKKDMVSKRTDPGSFHIPCIIGETKIERGFCDLGASINVMPLTLMKRLQLNEVRSTDVIVQLANKTQKQAEGVVENVLVKVEKYFFPTDFVILDMEESYLHPIILGRPFLATARALIYIEQGELILRVHDEQLIFHVFKSASEPEPEPEKHMDDSSHLCLEESKPAAGTLKQSLEGKQELQELKPQQSIETAQKDRPVSSMFVGLLL; from the exons ATGAGTCAAGACATAACTGAATTGAAAAGCTTTAAGGAAGATGTGAGATCGACCTTAAGGAGTCATGGTGAAAAACTCAAGTGGATGGAGGCTCGAGTAGGAGAACTATCTCAACAGGCCCCCAAATCAACTGCAGTGTTCCCTAGTGACACAGAAAAGAATCCAAAAGGGGAACAAAACggagtgagatgggaagaatgcaaggccatcaccacATTGAAGGAagtctcagaagaagaaggaatcagACCCTCAAAAAAGGAGCCAGAAATCTTGAAAGAAAGTGTGGAAGAAGCTAAGCAGGGAAGTGAAATGGAGCAAGCTAAGGAGATGCAAAAGGAAGGCACGCTGGAAACATACCAACCAAAAGCACCATTTCCTCAGAGGTTGGGAGGAGGCGAAAAAGGGAAAACATATTCAAGGTTCCTAGAGATATTTAAGTCTCTCCATATCAATATTCCCTTTCTTGATATCCTCCAACAGATGCCTACACATATCAAGTATTTGAAGGAATTACTGAGcaaaaaaagagttttgaagGGAGGACAAACTGTAATAATgaacaaggaatgtagtgcACTCATCAAGAAGGATATGGTCTCTAAGAGAACAGACCCAGGAAGTTTTCAtatcccctgcatcataggggaaACAAAAATTGAGAGAGGATTCTGTGAtctaggagctagcataaatgtGATGCCTCTGACTCTTATGAAGAGGCTACAACTGAATGAGGTGAGATCCACTGATGTAATCGTGCAACTGGCgaacaaaactcaaaagcaagcTGAAGGGGTAGTTGAGAATGTGTTGGTGAAAGTGGAAAAGTATTTCTTccccacagactttgtcattTTGGACATGGAGGAAAGCTACTTACACCctatcattctgggaaggccatttctagCCACTGCTAGAGCACTCATATATATAGAACAAGGAGAGCTGATTTTGAGAGTACATGATGAACAGCTCATTTTCCATGTTTTCAAATCTGCATCTGAGCCTGAACCAGAACCTGAAAAGCATATGGATGATAGTAGTCATCTGTGTTTGGAGGAAAGCAAGCCAGCAGCTGGAACTTTGAAACAGTCCTTGGAAGGCAAACAAGAATTGCAAGAGTTGAAGCCACAACAATCAATAGAAACAGCTCAGAAGGATCGTCCGG tttctagtatgtttgtTGGTTTACTGCTTTGA